One genomic segment of Hymenobacter psoromatis includes these proteins:
- a CDS encoding ankyrin repeat domain-containing protein, which yields MSSSLDLLHDAARRGDVPAIRQLLQDPQLALNAQNGKGYTALILATYDDHLDAARALLDAGADPNVQDASGNSALMGVSFKGYADSARLLLARGAALDLTNGNGGTALMFATLFGRNELVKILLEAGADASLRDFRGLTALHLAGQQGNEEAWKLLGGEAENES from the coding sequence GTCCTCCTCCCTAGACTTGCTCCACGATGCCGCCCGGCGCGGCGACGTGCCCGCCATCAGGCAGCTGCTGCAAGACCCGCAGCTCGCCCTCAATGCCCAAAATGGTAAGGGCTACACCGCCCTCATCCTGGCTACTTACGACGACCACCTCGACGCCGCCCGCGCCCTGCTCGATGCTGGGGCCGACCCCAACGTGCAGGACGCCAGCGGCAATTCGGCCCTGATGGGCGTCAGCTTCAAGGGCTACGCCGATAGCGCCCGCCTGCTCCTTGCGCGCGGCGCGGCTCTCGACCTCACCAACGGCAACGGCGGCACGGCCCTCATGTTTGCGACCCTCTTCGGCCGCAATGAGCTGGTCAAAATCCTGCTCGAAGCCGGGGCCGATGCATCCCTGCGCGACTTTCGCGGCCTTACCGCCCTGCACCTCGCCGGCCAGCAAGGCAATGAAGAGGCCTGGAAGCTGCTCGGCGGCGAGGCGGAAAACGAGAGCTAA